A genome region from Oncorhynchus masou masou isolate Uvic2021 chromosome 14, UVic_Omas_1.1, whole genome shotgun sequence includes the following:
- the LOC135554079 gene encoding sorting nexin-8-like isoform X2, with protein sequence MKIAEHVDYTDGFLSKLSLYKALALIALAQQGKQPSPKLLENCIQEFPKPQLGEFKDLQTLRMQHIQESPLTVPQTLGMLLARDTVQVELIPEKKGLFLKHVEYQITSQHFKISVYRRYSDFDVFHELLLQRFAYRMVPALPPKRMLKGVLTSMSERDFIEGRRRALGRFINLVARHPFFSEDELVKTFLTFNGSDVQVKMRDACKKMGDEFMTNAMATLAKDYLPADIQAQFSSSRELIRNIHNSFHKLRDRAEKMAERSKENATDLLMFGRELSTLGSDGSPIPSLASSQSTWGILRQSLRGLSVEFTLLADKGAQQGRREEDDVVEKLNLFLDLLQSYRDLCERHEKGVLHEHQRALQKYGMMKRQMMSATVQPKEQVSVEQLESRIVQQENAIQTMELRNYFSLFCLHQETQLIFTYLPITSHILGAFVNSQVQGHQEMGAVWNDLQQKLGCLFGVDEMQSPPLTPK encoded by the exons ATTGCTGAGCATGTTGACTACACTGATGGATTCTTAAGCAAGTTGTCCCTATATAAAGCACTGGCGTTGATCGCCCTTGCTCAGCAAGGGAAGCAACCAAGCCCAAAACTCTTAGAGAACTGCATACAAG AGTTCCCTAAGCCCCAACTTGGTGAGTTCAAGGACCTCCAGACTCTGAGGATGCAGCACATTCAGGAGAGCCCCCTCACGGTGCCCCAGACCCTGGGCATGCTGCTTGCCAGGGATACAGTCCAGGTGGAGCTAATTCCTGAAAAGAAGGGTCTGTTCCTCAAACATGTGGAGTACCAGATCACCAGCCAG CATTTTAAGATATCTGTTTACCGGCGGTACAGTGATTTCGATGTCTTCCACGAGCTCTTGCTGCAGAGGTTTGCCTACAGAATGGTGCCTGCGTTGCCGCCTAAGAGAATGCTGAAAGGAG TCCTGACCTCCATGTCTGAGAGGGACTTTATAGAGGGAAGGCGGCGTGCTCTGGGCCGGTTCATCAACCTAGTGGCACGACACCCCTTCTTCTCCGAGGACGAACTGGTCAAGACCTTTCTCACCTTCAACGGCTCG GACGTTCAGGTGAAAATGCGTGATGCTTGCAAGAAAATGGGAGATGAATTCATGACTAATGCAATGGCAACTCTGGCAAAG GATTATCTCCCAGCTGATATCCAGGCCCAGTTTTCATCAAGCAGGGAACTGATCAGGAATATCCACAACAGCTTTCACAAGCTGCGGGACCGGGCAGAGAAGATGGCCGAGCGCTCCAAGGAAAACGCCACTGATTTGCTCATGTTTGGAAGGGAGCTCAG TACACTGGGCTCTGATGGTTCACCCATTCCCTCTCTGGCCTCATCCCAAAGCACCTGGGGCATTCTCCGTCAGTCTCTGAGAGGCCTTTCCGTGGAGTTTACTCTGCTAGCCGACAAAGGTGCTCAGCAG gggaggagagaagaggatgatGTCGTGGAAAAACTGAATCTATTCTTGGATTTGCTGCAATCATACAGA GATCTGTGTGAGCGGCATGAGAAGGGAGTATTGCACGAGCACCAGAGAGCGCTGCAGAAGTACGGTATGATGAAGAGGCAGATGATGAGTGCCACAGTGCAGCCCAAAGAGCAGGTGTCAGTGGAGCAACTGGAGTCTCGCATTGTGCAG CAGGAGAACGCCATTCAGACCATGGAACTGCGGAACTACTTCTCCCTGTTCTGCCTTCACCAGGAGACTCAGCTCATCTTCACATACCTGCCTATCACCTCACACATCCTGGGAGCCTTCGTCAACTCACAGGTCCAAGGTCACCAAGAG ATGGGTGCAGTGTGGAATGATCTCCAGCAGAAGCTTGGATGTCTCTTCGGTGTCGATGAAATGCAATCCCCTCCTCTTACACCCAAGTAG
- the LOC135554079 gene encoding sorting nexin-8-like isoform X1 has protein sequence MAGELNEGSVPPYYREVYEAIRSKIEERVQVEVFQRLLSRTDLPSVVQGQIAEHVDYTDGFLSKLSLYKALALIALAQQGKQPSPKLLENCIQEFPKPQLGEFKDLQTLRMQHIQESPLTVPQTLGMLLARDTVQVELIPEKKGLFLKHVEYQITSQHFKISVYRRYSDFDVFHELLLQRFAYRMVPALPPKRMLKGVLTSMSERDFIEGRRRALGRFINLVARHPFFSEDELVKTFLTFNGSDVQVKMRDACKKMGDEFMTNAMATLAKDYLPADIQAQFSSSRELIRNIHNSFHKLRDRAEKMAERSKENATDLLMFGRELSTLGSDGSPIPSLASSQSTWGILRQSLRGLSVEFTLLADKGAQQGRREEDDVVEKLNLFLDLLQSYRDLCERHEKGVLHEHQRALQKYGMMKRQMMSATVQPKEQVSVEQLESRIVQQENAIQTMELRNYFSLFCLHQETQLIFTYLPITSHILGAFVNSQVQGHQEMGAVWNDLQQKLGCLFGVDEMQSPPLTPK, from the exons GATCAGTGCCTCCATACTACAGGGAGGTGTATGAGGCCATCCGGAGTAAGATAGAGGAACGAGTGCAGGTAGAGGTCTTCCAGAGGTTGCTCAGCAGAACAGATCTCCCCAGTGTTGTGCAGGGCCAG ATTGCTGAGCATGTTGACTACACTGATGGATTCTTAAGCAAGTTGTCCCTATATAAAGCACTGGCGTTGATCGCCCTTGCTCAGCAAGGGAAGCAACCAAGCCCAAAACTCTTAGAGAACTGCATACAAG AGTTCCCTAAGCCCCAACTTGGTGAGTTCAAGGACCTCCAGACTCTGAGGATGCAGCACATTCAGGAGAGCCCCCTCACGGTGCCCCAGACCCTGGGCATGCTGCTTGCCAGGGATACAGTCCAGGTGGAGCTAATTCCTGAAAAGAAGGGTCTGTTCCTCAAACATGTGGAGTACCAGATCACCAGCCAG CATTTTAAGATATCTGTTTACCGGCGGTACAGTGATTTCGATGTCTTCCACGAGCTCTTGCTGCAGAGGTTTGCCTACAGAATGGTGCCTGCGTTGCCGCCTAAGAGAATGCTGAAAGGAG TCCTGACCTCCATGTCTGAGAGGGACTTTATAGAGGGAAGGCGGCGTGCTCTGGGCCGGTTCATCAACCTAGTGGCACGACACCCCTTCTTCTCCGAGGACGAACTGGTCAAGACCTTTCTCACCTTCAACGGCTCG GACGTTCAGGTGAAAATGCGTGATGCTTGCAAGAAAATGGGAGATGAATTCATGACTAATGCAATGGCAACTCTGGCAAAG GATTATCTCCCAGCTGATATCCAGGCCCAGTTTTCATCAAGCAGGGAACTGATCAGGAATATCCACAACAGCTTTCACAAGCTGCGGGACCGGGCAGAGAAGATGGCCGAGCGCTCCAAGGAAAACGCCACTGATTTGCTCATGTTTGGAAGGGAGCTCAG TACACTGGGCTCTGATGGTTCACCCATTCCCTCTCTGGCCTCATCCCAAAGCACCTGGGGCATTCTCCGTCAGTCTCTGAGAGGCCTTTCCGTGGAGTTTACTCTGCTAGCCGACAAAGGTGCTCAGCAG gggaggagagaagaggatgatGTCGTGGAAAAACTGAATCTATTCTTGGATTTGCTGCAATCATACAGA GATCTGTGTGAGCGGCATGAGAAGGGAGTATTGCACGAGCACCAGAGAGCGCTGCAGAAGTACGGTATGATGAAGAGGCAGATGATGAGTGCCACAGTGCAGCCCAAAGAGCAGGTGTCAGTGGAGCAACTGGAGTCTCGCATTGTGCAG CAGGAGAACGCCATTCAGACCATGGAACTGCGGAACTACTTCTCCCTGTTCTGCCTTCACCAGGAGACTCAGCTCATCTTCACATACCTGCCTATCACCTCACACATCCTGGGAGCCTTCGTCAACTCACAGGTCCAAGGTCACCAAGAG ATGGGTGCAGTGTGGAATGATCTCCAGCAGAAGCTTGGATGTCTCTTCGGTGTCGATGAAATGCAATCCCCTCCTCTTACACCCAAGTAG